One stretch of Muribaculum intestinale DNA includes these proteins:
- a CDS encoding tyrosine-type recombinase/integrase — protein sequence MKADFGGVFLSLIADVRHAKFERGEDVPLAVRVSYDKDKKYFRTGMKMSSSKEYLSFVSARDSRPDRKEQLDYFNMILDVVKSIILSSKGRFTLERLQEEVAKGFKPVVNDTFTYWENLSAGKEKVKTRQMYDMALKRFREFRNGSTIQLPDVTTDLIGKFDKWLMKQKSGVVRKGEKPNKPLSLDTRMMILRALRAVLNQAKKDGLIDAVPEFKDFMHTGNRRRTNAISVEDVLKLWDYWTSLDSRGKQSAKGRAVGRWLMLYSLNGLNAIDMAKLVWQGNSSADEDYPQLSFIRSKIDRANKPVGKQLDVTIIPIIPQLRQLLNEYASPFKAGAPVFPDIFGNAVTDEAKVIRVHDFNRRISKNIAEVCDSLDIQRITPQYARNSFISALAHHGVMTSYIDYAVGHTTSEVSALLAGYINNLSDEAMQAYNEKIFIIPPIPQN from the coding sequence ATGAAAGCAGACTTCGGCGGCGTGTTCCTATCTCTGATAGCCGATGTTCGTCACGCCAAATTTGAGCGTGGTGAAGATGTTCCCCTTGCTGTGCGCGTGTCATACGACAAAGATAAGAAGTATTTCCGTACTGGAATGAAGATGTCCTCATCAAAGGAATATCTATCATTTGTAAGTGCGCGTGATTCCCGACCCGACCGAAAAGAACAACTCGACTACTTCAATATGATTCTCGATGTAGTCAAGTCTATCATCTTATCAAGCAAAGGTCGATTCACGCTTGAACGCCTGCAAGAAGAAGTAGCCAAGGGATTCAAGCCAGTAGTCAATGATACATTCACCTACTGGGAGAATTTATCGGCAGGAAAGGAAAAGGTCAAGACCCGTCAGATGTACGACATGGCACTGAAAAGATTCCGTGAGTTCCGCAATGGCTCAACTATCCAGTTACCCGATGTCACTACTGACTTAATCGGCAAGTTCGACAAGTGGCTCATGAAGCAAAAATCGGGAGTCGTACGCAAGGGCGAGAAGCCGAATAAGCCGTTGTCGCTTGATACTCGCATGATGATACTTCGTGCGCTTCGTGCCGTGCTGAATCAAGCAAAGAAAGATGGCTTGATTGATGCAGTTCCAGAGTTCAAGGACTTCATGCACACTGGGAATCGTCGACGCACAAACGCTATATCAGTCGAAGATGTCCTCAAACTATGGGACTACTGGACTTCTCTTGATAGCCGTGGCAAGCAGTCCGCCAAAGGTCGTGCCGTTGGTCGATGGCTTATGCTATATTCCCTCAACGGCCTTAACGCTATCGATATGGCCAAGTTGGTATGGCAGGGCAATAGTTCCGCTGATGAGGATTATCCTCAACTTAGCTTTATTCGCTCAAAGATAGACCGGGCAAACAAGCCAGTAGGCAAGCAGCTCGATGTGACTATCATTCCGATAATACCTCAACTTCGGCAGTTGCTCAATGAATATGCCAGTCCATTCAAGGCAGGTGCGCCAGTGTTCCCCGATATATTCGGCAATGCCGTCACCGATGAAGCAAAGGTGATTCGCGTTCACGACTTCAATAGACGCATATCAAAGAATATCGCAGAAGTGTGTGACTCGCTCGATATTCAGCGCATAACACCGCAATATGCCCGCAATAGTTTCATTTCCGCGTTGGCTCATCATGGCGTGATGACTTCTTATATCGACTATGCCGTGGGGCATACAACATCGGAAGTGTCCGCGCTTCTTGCAGGCTATATCAATAATCTATCTGATGAAGCTATGCAAGCCTACAATGAGAAAATCTTCATCATTCCGCCGATTCCTCAAAACTGA
- a CDS encoding helix-turn-helix transcriptional regulator: protein MKRITTPEKNPNLAELALSMAMSGKSWDEFTDSVADKVASKLMGIIPDKKEVEPCTTGEKPLRGVRALCRHYGMSTATLNKMMKADKIPFRQVGNRYLFYPSEVDAALKGGAAV, encoded by the coding sequence ATGAAAAGAATAACAACACCTGAAAAGAATCCCAATCTCGCTGAATTGGCATTGTCAATGGCGATGAGTGGCAAGTCATGGGATGAGTTCACCGATTCAGTTGCCGATAAGGTTGCAAGCAAGCTGATGGGGATTATTCCTGACAAGAAAGAAGTCGAGCCGTGTACAACTGGAGAAAAACCCCTGCGCGGTGTACGCGCTTTATGCCGTCACTATGGGATGAGTACCGCAACGCTCAACAAAATGATGAAAGCGGATAAGATTCCGTTCCGTCAAGTTGGTAATCGCTATCTCTTCTATCCGTCAGAAGTGGATGCGGCTCTGAAAGGAGGTGCGGCAGTATGA
- a CDS encoding AAA family ATPase → MNKTNTPTPEEAGAATSSVTKFQCKDSENQRHEQSSELNSLMALVSNPTEPEIDKSSIGILCIKDANEWCEEAAQRPDPKQLWMSLWYEGECACLFADSNLGKSIYAVQIANEIAKNEPVLYCDFELSDKAFQLRYSDDATGTLYKFPANFKRAEIDPEAMGESVMGADYEDIVVQDIESAAIAHSVKVIIIDNLSWICNASEKGDAAGRLMVNLVRLKKKHGWSLLIIAHTPKRPLTSPIDQNTLAGSKKLINFFDSAFAIGRSAKDEALRYIKQIKCRYGSFEYGADNVIVADISKEYGFLKFNHIGYAKEREHLKEVSDKDESEIDSRVMELHRQGKKQREISREIGVSLGKVNKIIKSHNK, encoded by the coding sequence ATGAATAAAACAAATACCCCCACTCCCGAAGAAGCAGGGGCAGCAACGTCAAGCGTTACTAAGTTCCAGTGCAAAGATAGCGAAAATCAGCGACATGAGCAAAGCAGTGAGCTTAATTCCTTGATGGCTCTCGTCAGCAATCCGACTGAACCCGAAATCGACAAGTCCTCTATCGGGATTCTATGTATCAAGGACGCAAACGAATGGTGCGAAGAAGCGGCTCAACGACCCGACCCCAAGCAGTTGTGGATGTCGCTATGGTATGAGGGCGAATGTGCGTGTCTATTTGCTGACTCCAATCTTGGCAAGTCGATTTATGCCGTTCAGATAGCCAATGAGATAGCCAAGAATGAGCCAGTTTTATACTGCGACTTCGAGCTTTCCGACAAGGCTTTTCAACTTCGCTATTCCGATGATGCGACTGGAACACTTTACAAATTCCCCGCAAACTTCAAGCGTGCCGAGATAGACCCCGAAGCTATGGGGGAAAGTGTAATGGGAGCAGACTATGAAGATATAGTCGTTCAAGACATTGAAAGCGCGGCAATCGCTCATTCCGTCAAGGTTATCATCATCGACAATCTCAGTTGGATATGCAACGCAAGCGAGAAAGGAGATGCGGCAGGGCGTCTAATGGTGAATTTGGTGCGACTCAAAAAGAAACATGGATGGTCGTTGCTGATTATCGCTCACACCCCTAAAAGACCTCTGACTTCGCCAATCGACCAAAACACACTTGCAGGGAGTAAGAAGTTGATTAACTTCTTTGATAGTGCTTTCGCTATCGGCAGGAGTGCCAAAGATGAAGCACTACGATATATCAAGCAGATAAAATGTCGTTACGGCTCATTTGAGTATGGCGCGGATAATGTCATTGTCGCTGACATATCAAAGGAGTATGGCTTCTTGAAGTTTAATCATATCGGCTACGCCAAGGAACGCGAACATCTGAAAGAAGTATCAGATAAAGATGAATCCGAAATTGATAGTCGAGTGATGGAGTTGCACCGTCAAGGCAAAAAGCAACGTGAGATAAGTCGAGAAATCGGGGTCAGTCTTGGCAAGGTCAACAAAATCATTAAATCTCATAACAAATGA
- a CDS encoding DUF6371 domain-containing protein, which translates to MLDTMRGYEMNSFAKFLHSTFDEVAGADIVQANIERYAVGTSSRYGGSAIFWQVDQFGRIRSGQIIGYDATSGKRNHKQQNWVHSVMQENYPDYKLEQCYFGSHLINSADKVVAEIHQEWDAIPNMQKCEVEPIIYLFESPKAAVIMSIALMWGGCRMTEVPMATCSCGNLNPSLDSRKNPYNKIQVLKNRKVVLFPDNGKFEDWKAKGEQLKGFCKEVWISTAMERNLHPHAIDCEIEDGDGFDDVILRYVQAGKPIWDLIITCYGYHGQWQIV; encoded by the coding sequence ATGCTTGATACTATGCGCGGATATGAAATGAATTCGTTTGCAAAGTTTCTGCACTCTACATTTGATGAGGTAGCAGGTGCGGATATAGTTCAAGCCAACATCGAGCGTTATGCCGTTGGCACCTCGTCAAGATATGGCGGTTCGGCTATCTTTTGGCAGGTGGACCAGTTCGGCAGAATCCGAAGCGGGCAGATAATAGGATATGATGCAACTTCGGGCAAGCGTAATCACAAGCAACAAAACTGGGTTCATTCCGTGATGCAGGAGAATTATCCCGATTATAAACTTGAACAATGCTACTTCGGCAGTCACCTCATCAATTCCGCTGATAAAGTCGTTGCAGAGATTCATCAAGAATGGGATGCTATTCCAAATATGCAGAAATGTGAAGTCGAGCCTATCATATATCTTTTTGAATCGCCCAAAGCGGCAGTCATTATGTCTATCGCTCTGATGTGGGGCGGATGTCGAATGACGGAAGTCCCGATGGCAACTTGCTCATGCGGCAACCTAAATCCAAGTTTGGATTCTCGTAAAAATCCATATAACAAGATTCAAGTCTTGAAGAATCGAAAAGTCGTGCTATTCCCCGACAACGGCAAGTTCGAGGACTGGAAAGCCAAGGGCGAGCAGCTCAAAGGATTCTGCAAGGAAGTGTGGATAAGTACGGCTATGGAGCGGAATCTTCACCCTCATGCTATCGACTGCGAGATTGAAGATGGTGATGGCTTCGACGACGTGATTCTGCGCTACGTTCAAGCAGGGAAGCCGATATGGGATTTAATCATAACTTGCTATGGTTATCACGGCCAGTGGCAAATCGTATAA